Below is a genomic region from Gadus morhua chromosome 4, gadMor3.0, whole genome shotgun sequence.
TTGCAATTCGCAAATAAACTCaaaagtagaagaagaagaacaagaacaagaaaaagaagaagaagaagaagtatcTCTAAACCAAACCGTAGGTGCCGGTAATGCTCCATATCGTTTTGCAAGGCGCCAATAAactcagaagaagaagaagaagaagaagaaggcatCATGGCTTGCAAACCATGGACTTGCAAACGTGCGAAGCATAGCAGTTGCTCAGTGTTTGGAtgcacaaatgaacacaaaactcTATTTTTAGTTCCTTCATCCGAGCCTCTGAAGAACCAGTGGGTTAATTTTATTGTCCCTGGAAATGCACCAGTCTGCGCCAAACATTTCTCTGACGACTGCTTCCTCAACTTGGGCCAATACAGAGCTGGACTTGCTCAATGTCTGAAGATCAAGTCTGGATCAGTACCAACTCTCCACGGCTCAGCTACAAACCTCGAAAAAGTAAGTTAACTAACGccatatcattgtgttgctttactgtatatGGTTACCTTGTTAGCATTATAATGTTGCTGAAGCAATGGCTGTACAGCACAGCCCAGTTACTGTTGCTGATGTAAAGGTAGATGgcatcaggcacacacacacacacacacacacacacacacacacacacacacacacacacacacacacacacacacacacacacacacacacacacacacacacacacacacacacacacacacacacacacacacacacacacgatcaccgGATCACCGTTCTGAATGAGTGTGTGCACCTTTGAAAACCTGGGGGATCACCTAATTCCAATCAAAGGGTTATAAGCAGATTTTTGCAGAGCTTGAAGTCATTGTATTGAGATGGTGAGATTAGCTTTTAAGATacataaaatatgtaaacaaataaattatGTAATATAATTTGACCATTTTATAGATCAAATTTTAAGTATTAGGCTAATGCAATTCACTTAACATTCTTATCTTATATCTTCTTACAACTTGCACCTGGAATATATACAAAGTAATAAATTGAGTACTGATTTGACCTTGTTGTCTCTACACAGGCCAGCTCATCAAGGGCTTAcattcagcagcttctctcaagggatgttgcctgccagacAGACCACCTGGAAACACATACTGTAGGCACACAGCTATCCTTAAACACTTTGCAGCCCCATTTTAAAAGTGAAGGTATGTACTTTCAAACTTGAGTACATCTACTTTTGATGTAGTAGATTCTAGAAAGCACAGATTCTAGGCTGATGCTagattctacctgcgctaaaaggcctggtcctctttggaaaagcatcatgaccagatAAATGCCCTGATAAAACTTAAGTCACATTTCAAAGATTaaatcagtcaagagcccagaagggtttcaagacagatgccacatgagctggtttatcattctcaaacatcaatgaattcaggatatatatatgttagctgatcagcttacagggaaggacacgttgtcACTTGTTGTTGTGTTCGTTGAGTTTCCTCCAacgaacacaataaacacaaaaaaagtttgTTGAGTTTCCTCCACCGTCCAGTTGGAGTTTCCTCCAACTGGTCAcccgcttgagctttgagtctagggaggagggtgctggaggagacatcACTCCCCAAAAGTGTGAATCTGTGTCTGCAGgaaacattttaaaccctctgggTCAATGttaaatactagagctgtcaagcgattaaaatatttaattgtgattaatcgcattaatgtcatagttaactcacgattaatcgcaattaatcacaaattatttttctatgctaaatatcccttgattttttttgtcccataattcttctcattttaattctcttatcaacatggcgaagtgcatcggcttgccttgtgcaaatgattttttattgataacaacattggcatatactgatcaaaacaggacgatacaaacaacaaacaaacaacaaacaaaaagagcctatagtgcaattaaacgactgctttgaacaaatgtcatttgaacatagcagtcaggctactgcttctttgttttgagtgactaatgtatcaaaacaattactctttattctcttttttctccctctgcaaaagactgcgatgcctttggagaccgtagcactcaGCGCAacgccacctcggagagtctgggtgtggacacccctggctcctcccacatgtccagtcacagcggggagctgaagattctgagcgtctacggaaaaggggagggccctctGGCgatggacggccatgacaccctcttcatgGCGTCAGAAGTTGAGgacctgaactcgctgtctgcagaccacagcgtggccaagagcctggagcgcggcaaGCGGCTGGTCCGCCGCAAGGAGCTGAGGGTaaaggttggaaatcatcttcctattcaccatccaaaagagaggcttcctctgttacaagTCCAGCACACACCCTTAGATTATaacacctttatgattcaatgtGTCTCACTCTCAAGTAGGGATTCATttttctgtgcaaatgaaagaatatgtcttgtgtgtgtttccttctttatgtggaaagcagcagaccccagacaccatttcaatcaaggttgaagaggatattggtggaggcttgcCCGCTGTAGGtcagtaatacacattgcatctatgtAAGCAAACAACCTGGATCAgctgagaatgtactcgattctatctgcgctaaaaagcctggtcctctttggaaaagcatcatgaccagagccctgctTAAACACGAGGACTACTTATGCATTTTATAGTAGAATGATTTACAACTTCTTCATGGCGGACAGGTGCAGGAATGCTGAATCAGAGTATTGATAAAACAGGTGATTGGAAACAACAGATGTCATGGGTGTCTTAATGACCTCCTCCGTATCCTTAAAGGGCGGAGATATAGCGGTGCCTTCTCAGCTTGAGCCtttgacccccccaccccccctccctccggagGGGAATAGGGAAAATGTATAGTCAACAAATAGTCAAAATGTAATTCTTCCAATACACACAGCgtgtacatactgtatccctttgtgcaaataatgaattaaaaCCTTTAATTtccctctgtctttgttttcctctctgaagaagacgACAATGGCATTagagactgcagcacgcagcgcggcgccacctcggagagtctgcgtgtggacgcccctggctcctcccaaatgtccagtcacagcggggagctgcgcatcctgagcgtttacggacaaggggagggcccactggcggtggactaCCATAACACCCTCTTTGCCGCGTCAGAACCGGAGGCCTTGCGCTCGCTGTCCTcagaccacagcgtggccaagagcctgaactgcagcgtgcggctggtccgccttgaggagctgactgggcatcagggcggccgcaagggccggcccggtgtTTTGTGTGGAAAGGTTATTCCCAACAATGCCAATATGATTGTCCACATGACGACCCACACTGACGAGAAGCGGTATGGGTGCGaacaatgcacgaagcgcttccaACAGCAAAGagacctgaagatccacatgaggattcactccggggagaagacCTACCAGTGTGACCAATGCAGTAAGCGCTTCCTTCGGAAAGATGCCCtaaagatccacatgaggactcactccggggagaagccctaccagTGTGACCAATGCAGTAAGCGCTTCCTTCGGAAAGATGCCCtaaagatccacatgaggactcactccggggagaagccctacaggtgtgaccaatgcatgaagcgcttcAGAGAGAGCTCCAAGCTAAAGATTCACATGAGGACCCACActggcgagaagccctacagttgtgaccaatgcacgaagcgcttcagtcagagcttcgacctgaagatccacatgaggactcacaccagggagaagccctacaggtgtgaccaatgcatgaagtgcttcagtcagagATCTGCCCTGAAGtcccacatgaggactcactccggcgagaagccatacaggtgtgaccaatgcacgaggCGCTTCGGTTGGAAAGGccccctgaagatccacatgaggactcactctggggagaagccctgtgtgtgtctgcagtgcaacGCCAGCTTCAGTGACCCAAGCAATTtgcgtgtgcacatgctcaagcacacTTTGGCACGAGGTAACGGGACGCTTTGATTGAGACCTCTGTCCTGTATTGGTTGAAAttactgcttttttttttcttttcattacgATTAAATGCTTTCCAAATTTTGATTCgctttctgtttttattaataattgaTGTCTGTGTTGAATAACTTATTTTTAGGACAAAGATGATTGAAGATGATCCATTTTAAAAGGTCCCTGGTTAAATGTCTAGTTCTCAGTGATGCTCAGTTTAAGCCGGTCCTTCCTCTAGAATGCAGCATTATTCTAACGGGACAAAGTCAGAAGATTCCTAGCATTggtcccccttcactccctgtttgcagtggcggctggtgatccaATTCGTGGGTGGGGTGCAGTATTGGACGGGGGTCCTCTCCAAGAAAATATAGAATTGGTTTCTGGGATGCCCACTAGCTAAAAATGTATTCTGATtaatagcctacatcctgacttgcagggcctggacaagcttacactgctttcactttcattccactagccattgctatttgacccatggtTGTTCTTCTGATATTGAGGCATATCAAGATCAATGTCCTATAGTGTTTTACCGGAGTCTCAACGTCAATTTCAAATGCTGTTtgggaccttttttttttatatgctaCATGCCAAATCACTTAATTATTATGTAATTTACTcgttccttttaagtataacattgcttgaggagtccaattcctccactgaaatggGTAGAAAGTGCCTTTACAACTCTGCTAGTTAACTATCGGTCACTTCTCTCTGCATGTAGTTATGTTGTGCAATgcacgaatgctgctgagggaggtagcctatttgattcattggctgaattgtccaatcagctCCAAATTACTACAATGTGCGGAAACAAGACAGTGTAGTTACATGTGATTCTTctgagtaattcagttactgaGGGGAAGGGAGAACAAGCCTATCTTGATCAATTCTTCATTATGTTGTGTGTTCATTAACAGGGGTAGGGTTCGTGTTGGGTCTTTCTTCTTTTTACttgcttagtgtgtgtgtgtgtgtgtgtgtgtgtctcgctgcAGTTCAGAAGGTGAACTGCAACAAGGAGGATTCACCGCCCCCTAGTTGTTCCACATGCATTAACTTTGATATGTCTTTGATCTGTCCTCCATCAAATAGGCACCTGTATATTCAACAAACCACCAATAAGAATTTTAAGAACCAATGCAAAAGGCTTAAAATGTACCACTATCAAAACTAAAACAAatctttggaaaaaaataatgaattgttaTGAGCTGGAGCAGtgaatttctgtttttcttttcttgtttgATGGTTTCGGTAAATCTGTTCAAattttgtgttattgtttggtCCAAAagctttgatttgttttaacaTACGAGCTGAAcatcataattaaaaaaaaacggtattatttgaactttattatttattgcgtaggatttattttttacattttaatgcTCATTATTTTGTTTGAAGAATTTTTAAccatgttcaataaaaaaaaaaaggaaattacgGGGAAAGGATGCTTCCACTTTCTCTAATTTTGTCCGCCCAGATTATTTGTCCCGACCGCCCACGAGAAAATGAGTTACGAACGTGTACACATAGTTCTTTCCTTCAGAGAGACACCATGGCTCGCAAATGAGCGAAGCATCGCAGTTGCTCAGTGTTTGGATgtacaaatgaacacaaaagtCTATGATTCTTCCCTTCATCCGAGCCGCTGAAGAACCAGTGGGTTAATTTTTTGTCTCTGGAAATGCGCCAGTCTGCGCCTAACATTTCACTGACGACTGCTTCCTCTACTTGGGCCGATACTGAGCTGGACTTGCTCAACGTCTGAAAATGAAGAATGTATTAGTACCAACTCTCCACCGCTCAGCTACAAACCTCGAAAAAGTAAGTTAACTAACGccatatcattgtgttgctttactgtatatGGTTACCTTGTTAGCATTGTAATGTTGCTTTAGCATTAGCGCAACAGCTAACAGCCAAGTTACTATCGCTAATGTTACGGTAGATAGCATCAGTTATGTGTGTAaataccatggacctattaaagaaaggacagcggactaaaacatggccgcccattcattcctataatacacacactgtaagtcGAGTGTGCACCTTAGCAAGCAAGGGGCATCACACGAGAATGGGCACAATTCAACAAAGGGGCTACAGGCACTGATCTCTACTGCTTGGATACCAAGGGAATGCAATGTTTAACAATGTCTGCTCACCATACAACAAACGAATACAACTGTATTTTACCGGCCACTGGACCGCAGTAGTTCTAGCGTTTTACTGATGAGATCATTATGACCTGTTAAACTCACCCTAAACACATATGGTGCGTTCCAGGCATCCCGTTTTTTCAAACCCTTCTACCCTCTGATTCAAATCAAAGGGTTATAAGCAGATTTCTGCAGAGCTTGATGTCATGGTATTGAGTTGATGAGATGAACTATAtaatatgtaaacaaatcaatGATGTAATATCATTTCATATAACTAAGTTTAAGTATTAGGCTAATgtaattcactaaacatgctTATCTTATATCTTCTTACAACTTGCACCTGGACTATATACAATGTAAAAAATTTAGTACTGATTTTACTTTGTTGTCTCTACGCAGGCCAGCTCATCAAGTGCTTACATTCAGCAGCTAAtctcaagggatgttgcctgccagacAGACCACCTGGAAACACATACTTTTTTGCAGCCCCATTTTAAAAGTGAAGGTGTGTACTTTCCACATTGAGTATTTTTTCCCTTGGTGTAGTAGATTCTTGGCAGCATTGATTCTAGGCTGATGCTAGATTCTaactgcgctaaaaagcctggtcctcttttgaaaagtatcatgaccagcgccctgctaaaacaaGAGTCAAACTTCGGAGTTGcttttcaaagatggaatcagtcaagagccaagatgggtttcaagacagatgccacatgagctggtttatcattcttaaacatcaatgaattcataatgtatgaatgttagctgatcagcttagaagggaaggacacgttgttgttttttagtgtCATAATAGAATTATTGCGCTTGCCTcgcatgtcatgttgtgatcagatcactttgcgctggtgtttgttgagtgtccttaacctggccaaccacttgagctttgagtctagggaggattgtgctggaggagacgtccctctccaaaactgtgaatctttgggtgcactcacacctaaccgtgctcaaatggccccattgttctctggcctgcactcacactaggccatctggccttTGGGCGCCGcgactgtggcctggccacggtaggctcttgcacatacgtcatcacgtcctaagtaacacgtcatcaccaagcgtcagctgcatggaccataataaagtctgctgccagtcagagttctaacaacaatggacaacaacacacagttcgcactttgctgagtctgttccttatttggatatatgtttaccgtttaatgggaaacaAGGCTCGttgcctttattatgtccgtggtcgtcgcatggattatacgtcatccagctcaggttacGTAGCCgtacgtgtgcgcgtgtcggcacattagcatctgtaccgtagcggcccgtgccgtagcagcacacctctcccaggCCTGGCCCGACTTgccacactcacactagggctgtcaacgaatattcgaagttcgaatattcgttcgaaatgtatccaaaaacgcgaattcgaacgtgaaaattaatattcgaatgtgaaaaaacacacccgtggtacaagcgcctctatctgctttgtgaatgagcctctgtctgttcgcgatgtccctcataatattcgaatgtgaaaaaacactcccgcggtacaagtgtaacagactagtatgtgaagagcgaatgtattttatcccctcggggtttccgtacttggatataggtattccagctcggctatgccattcaataagcatccgaagtagagctcagggagctagtagtctggctggtgaaagctgctgtaacgcaatgttctcggaaaagtccgagacagcttttttttcaggaaaccgaacggtgcgtagtgctggccctttcgctggcatggtggaagacgtaggcgacatgcatttttttctttatcgattttaataggccttctcgataaatggtaagcaaagcaaggaacgttaccactagcatactttgtaacattcagaagcgggcgtcttcttcagattactatagtttgcgtgcttgcaggtgtggtggtgaaatgcaagcgatacaaagttgtggcttttcatgattaggcctccacgttactgggctgtttataggatatatatatatcccactaatttgaaccatggttttgtcgcattattgacatattgacggcaactgcgtaaaataggcaaccagatattcgaatagttcgaattcgtgatttttttccaaacgaacattcgaatgtcagttttgagcaattttgacagccctaactcacactggcagatttagCACGGTTAGGTtctaaaacggccacggccagatggcctagtgtgagtgcaccctttgTCAGCgctacacattttaaaccctctgtgtcaatgttacatacatttgaagagtttctttcacgtgtacaaatacacaatgcctccctttatgcaaataatgtatcaaaacaattaattttgcCTTTtattctccctctgcagaagactgcgatgcgtTTGGAGACCGTAGCATTCAGCgtggcgccacctcagagattctGGTGGTggtcgcccctggctcctcccactggtCCAGTCGCTGCGAGGAATTGGTGGTtggcaaaataaagaatatgttgccatttttgcacttgtaaatagttaatcgcgttttagCTAACActcagatgtgaactcattcttgcatgcgagggtcttgaatcaaaaaaaaaatacgcaggcaagacattgaaattgcagGGCGTGCTAAACCGCGACCGAACCAGCTTGGCAGTGTGAAAACGCCTAATCTGTCGGTAGTGGGGATTGTCAACTATcctgtgaaaatgaaagaatatgtgttgtgtgtgtttccttcttcatgtggaaagcagcagactcCAGACACAATTTCAATCAAgcttgaagaggatattggtggaggcatgcccgccgtaggttagtaatacacattgcatctatgcaagaaaacaaccttgataaactgagaatgtacttcATTCTATCTGCACTAAAAAGCgtggtcctctttggaaaagcatcatgaccagcgtCCTGCTAAAACACAAGTtaaacttgggagttgcatttcgaagatggaatcag
It encodes:
- the LOC115542371 gene encoding uncharacterized protein LOC115542371 isoform X3, giving the protein MACKPWTCKRAKHSSCSVFGCTNEHKTLFLVPSSEPLKNQWVNFIVPGNAPVCAKHFSDDCFLNLGQYRAGLAQCLKIKSGSVPTLHGSATNLEKASSSRAYIQQLLSRDVACQTDHLETHTVGTQLSLNTLQPHFKSEDCDAFGDRSTQRNATSESLGVDTPGSSHMSSHSGELKILSVYGKGEGPLAMDGHDTLFMASEVEDLNSLSADHSVAKSLERGKRLVRRKELRQTPDTISIKVEEDIGGGLPAVGQ
- the LOC115542371 gene encoding uncharacterized protein LOC115542371 isoform X1 codes for the protein MACKPWTCKRAKHSSCSVFGCTNEHKTLFLVPSSEPLKNQWVNFIVPGNAPVCAKHFSDDCFLNLGQYRAGLAQCLKIKSGSVPTLHGSATNLEKASSSRAYIQQLLSRDVACQTDHLETHTVGTQLSLNTLQPHFKSEDCDAFGDRSTQRNATSESLGVDTPGSSHMSSHSGELKILSVYGKGEGPLAMDGHDTLFMASEVEDLNSLSADHSVAKSLERGKRLVRRKELRVKVGNHLPIHHPKERLPLLQVQHTPLDYNTFMIQCVSLSSRDSFFCANERICLVCVSFFMWKAADPRHHFNQG
- the LOC115542371 gene encoding uncharacterized protein LOC115542371 isoform X2, producing MACKPWTCKRAKHSSCSVFGCTNEHKTLFLVPSSEPLKNQWVNFIVPGNAPVCAKHFSDDCFLNLGQYRAGLAQCLKIKSGSVPTLHGSATNLEKASSSRAYIQQLLSRDVACQTDHLETHTVGTQLSLNTLQPHFKSEDCDAFGDRSTQRNATSESLGVDTPGSSHMSSHSGELKILSVYGKGEGPLAMDGHDTLFMASEVEDLNSLSADHSVAKSLERGKRLVRRKELRVKQTPDTISIKVEEDIGGGLPAVGQ